Proteins from a genomic interval of Pantoea deleyi:
- a CDS encoding rhodanese-like domain-containing protein yields the protein MQEIMQFASNHPILSLAWVVLLVMVIVTTVKGMFSKVKTISRGEATRLINKEDAVVVDVRSRDDFRRGHISGAQNIAAAEIKKGNLGELEKHKAQPIIVVCATGQSAADPAAHLSAAGFTQVSVLKDGISGWSGENLPLVRGK from the coding sequence ATGCAAGAAATTATGCAGTTTGCAAGCAATCACCCCATCCTGAGTCTCGCATGGGTCGTTTTACTCGTTATGGTGATTGTGACTACCGTTAAAGGAATGTTCTCTAAGGTAAAAACGATCAGCCGCGGTGAAGCCACCCGCCTGATTAACAAAGAGGACGCGGTAGTGGTAGACGTGCGTTCGCGCGACGATTTCCGCAGAGGGCATATTTCAGGTGCGCAGAACATTGCTGCCGCTGAGATTAAAAAAGGCAACCTGGGCGAACTGGAAAAGCATAAAGCACAGCCCATAATTGTGGTGTGTGCAACCGGACAGAGCGCTGCCGATCCTGCTGCCCACCTGAGCGCGGCAGGCTTCACGCAGGTTTCAGTGCTGAAAGATGGTATCAGCGGCTGGAGCGGCGAAAACCTGCCACTGGTTCGCGGCAAATAA
- the grxC gene encoding glutaredoxin 3, with protein sequence MANVEMYTKATCPYCHRAKALLTQKGVAFQEIPIDGDMAKREEMIKRSGRTTVPQIFIDAQHIGGCDDLFALDNREGLDPLLQA encoded by the coding sequence ATGGCAAACGTTGAAATGTATACCAAGGCCACCTGTCCTTACTGCCATCGGGCGAAGGCGCTGCTGACGCAAAAAGGCGTCGCGTTTCAGGAGATCCCTATCGATGGTGACATGGCGAAACGCGAAGAGATGATCAAGCGTAGCGGCCGCACCACCGTGCCTCAGATTTTCATTGATGCGCAGCACATTGGCGGCTGCGACGACTTATTCGCGCTCGATAATCGCGAAGGTTTAGATCCCCTACTGCAGGCGTAA
- the cysE gene encoding serine O-acetyltransferase, with amino-acid sequence MSSDELELVWNNIKAEARALADCEPMLASFFHATLLKHENLGSALSYMLANKLANPIMPAIAIREIVEEAYREDPSMILSAAYDIQAVRQRDPAVDKYSTPLLYLKGFHALQAYRIGHWLWNEGRRALAVYLQNEISVSFAVDIHPAASIGHGIMLDHATGIVIGETAVVENDVSILQSVTLGGTGKTSGDRHPKIREGVMIGAGAKVLGNIEVGRGAKIGAGSVVLQPVPPHTTAAGVPARIVGKPGSDKPSMDMDQHFNGSLAGFQFGDGI; translated from the coding sequence ATGTCGTCTGATGAGTTAGAACTGGTCTGGAATAATATCAAAGCAGAAGCACGCGCCCTGGCTGATTGTGAGCCGATGCTGGCCAGTTTCTTCCACGCGACATTGCTTAAGCATGAAAATCTCGGCAGTGCCCTGAGTTATATGCTGGCCAATAAGCTGGCAAACCCGATTATGCCCGCCATCGCTATCCGCGAAATCGTTGAAGAGGCCTACCGCGAAGATCCGTCGATGATACTGTCAGCGGCATACGATATTCAGGCCGTGCGTCAGCGCGACCCGGCTGTGGATAAATACTCTACGCCTCTGCTCTATCTGAAAGGTTTTCACGCCCTGCAGGCCTATCGCATTGGCCACTGGCTGTGGAATGAAGGCCGCCGCGCCCTGGCAGTTTATCTGCAGAATGAAATCTCCGTCTCTTTTGCCGTCGATATCCATCCCGCGGCCAGCATCGGTCACGGCATCATGCTCGATCACGCTACCGGCATCGTGATCGGCGAAACGGCCGTGGTGGAGAATGATGTTTCGATCCTGCAATCGGTGACGCTGGGCGGAACCGGCAAAACCAGCGGCGATCGCCATCCGAAGATCCGTGAAGGGGTGATGATTGGTGCCGGTGCGAAGGTTCTGGGAAATATCGAAGTCGGCAGAGGCGCAAAAATCGGTGCCGGTTCGGTAGTACTCCAGCCCGTACCGCCGCACACGACGGCTGCAGGCGTCCCCGCCCGTATCGTCGGCAAGCCAGGCAGTGACAAGCCGTCGATGGATATGGATCAGCACTTCAACGGCAGCCTGGCCGGTTTTCAGTTTGGCGACGGCATCTAG
- the gpsA gene encoding NAD(P)H-dependent glycerol-3-phosphate dehydrogenase, giving the protein MTTHASISVIGAGSYGTALAITLARNGNPVLLWGHNPAHLAQLQTDRCNTAFLPDVPFPDNLSPEPDLTRAIAASRDLLIVVPSHVFGDVLQQIKPHLRPDSRIVWATKGLEKETGRLLQDVAREIVGDAIPLAVISGPTFAKELAAGLPTAIALAATDTQFADDLQQKLHCGKSFRVYNNPDFIGVQLGGAVKNVIAIGAGMSDGIGFGANARTALITRGLAEMSRLGAALGADPTTFMGMAGLGDLVLTCTDNQSRNRRFGMMLGQGEDVDSAQRIIGQVVEGYRNTKEVKALAARMGVEMPITEQIYQVLYCEKPARDAALSLLGRTRKDENSTG; this is encoded by the coding sequence ATGACCACACACGCTTCGATTAGCGTCATCGGTGCCGGATCCTACGGCACCGCTCTGGCGATTACGCTGGCTCGTAATGGCAATCCGGTACTGTTGTGGGGACATAATCCGGCGCACCTTGCGCAACTCCAGACAGACCGCTGCAACACGGCCTTTTTGCCCGATGTCCCGTTCCCCGACAATCTCTCCCCTGAACCTGACCTGACCCGCGCCATTGCCGCCAGCCGCGACCTGTTGATCGTGGTGCCGAGTCACGTGTTTGGTGATGTGCTGCAGCAGATCAAACCGCATCTGCGACCAGACTCCCGCATTGTCTGGGCGACCAAAGGGCTGGAAAAAGAGACGGGCCGCCTGCTGCAGGATGTGGCGCGCGAAATTGTGGGCGATGCCATCCCGCTGGCCGTGATCTCCGGCCCCACCTTTGCCAAAGAGCTGGCCGCAGGCCTGCCCACGGCGATTGCGCTGGCGGCAACGGATACGCAGTTTGCTGACGACCTGCAACAGAAGCTGCACTGCGGGAAAAGTTTCCGCGTCTACAATAATCCTGACTTCATCGGCGTGCAGCTGGGCGGCGCGGTAAAAAACGTGATTGCCATTGGCGCCGGGATGTCTGACGGGATTGGATTTGGCGCGAATGCGCGTACCGCACTGATTACCCGTGGGCTGGCCGAAATGAGCCGTCTGGGTGCCGCGCTGGGCGCCGATCCCACCACCTTTATGGGGATGGCGGGCCTGGGCGATCTGGTGCTGACCTGCACCGACAACCAGTCACGCAACCGTCGCTTTGGCATGATGCTGGGCCAGGGCGAGGATGTCGATAGCGCACAACGCATTATCGGACAAGTTGTAGAAGGCTACAGAAATACTAAAGAAGTCAAAGCGTTGGCTGCGCGCATGGGCGTGGAAATGCCGATCACCGAGCAGATTTATCAGGTGCTGTATTGCGAAAAACCGGCGAGAGATGCAGCATTGAGCCTGCTGGGGCGAACACGGAAGGACGAAAACAGCACAGGCTAA
- the trmL gene encoding tRNA (uridine(34)/cytosine(34)/5-carboxymethylaminomethyluridine(34)-2'-O)-methyltransferase TrmL, which produces MLNIVLFEPEIPPNTGNIIRLCANTGFQLHLIQPLGFAWDDKRLRRAGLDYHEFTAIKFHADYPAFIASESPQRLFALTTKGTPAHSAVAYQPGDYLLFGPESRGLPAAILAALPAEQKIRIPMRAESRSMNLSNAVSVVVYEAWRQLDYAGALLKD; this is translated from the coding sequence ATGCTTAACATCGTCTTGTTTGAACCAGAAATTCCGCCGAACACCGGCAACATCATTCGCCTTTGCGCCAACACGGGCTTCCAGCTCCATCTGATCCAGCCGCTTGGCTTTGCCTGGGATGACAAACGCCTGCGCCGTGCCGGACTGGATTACCACGAATTTACCGCGATTAAATTCCACGCAGATTACCCAGCGTTTATCGCCTCCGAGTCACCGCAACGCCTGTTTGCGCTGACGACCAAAGGGACGCCGGCGCACAGCGCTGTCGCGTATCAGCCGGGGGATTATCTGCTGTTCGGACCGGAGAGCCGCGGGCTGCCGGCGGCGATCTTAGCGGCGTTACCGGCAGAGCAGAAAATCCGGATCCCGATGAGAGCGGAGAGCCGCAGTATGAACCTGTCGAATGCGGTTTCGGTGGTGGTTTATGAGGCGTGGCGCCAGCTGGATTATGCGGGCGCGCTGCTTAAAGACTAG
- the secB gene encoding protein-export chaperone SecB — MSEHNTNEMQFQIQRVFTKDISFEAPNAPQVFQKEWEPDVKLDLDTASSQLADEVYEVVLRVTVTANVGEETAFLCEVQQAGIFTISGIEGTQMAHCLGAYCPNILFPYARECITSLVSRGTFPQLNLAPVNFDALFMNYLQQQQGEEGAEHHQDA; from the coding sequence ATGTCAGAACATAACACCAACGAAATGCAATTCCAGATTCAGCGCGTTTTCACCAAAGATATCTCTTTTGAAGCGCCTAATGCCCCGCAGGTTTTCCAGAAAGAGTGGGAACCGGACGTTAAACTGGATCTGGACACGGCATCTTCTCAGCTGGCTGACGAAGTGTACGAAGTCGTCCTTCGTGTGACTGTAACCGCTAACGTGGGCGAAGAGACCGCATTCCTGTGTGAAGTACAGCAGGCGGGTATCTTCACCATCAGCGGTATCGAAGGAACGCAGATGGCACATTGCCTGGGCGCCTACTGCCCGAACATTCTGTTCCCGTATGCCCGCGAATGCATTACCAGCCTGGTATCACGTGGCACCTTCCCGCAGCTGAACCTGGCACCGGTTAACTTTGATGCGCTGTTCATGAACTACCTGCAGCAGCAGCAAGGTGAAGAAGGTGCTGAACACCATCAGGATGCCTGA
- the cpxR gene encoding envelope stress response regulator transcription factor CpxR produces the protein MNKILLVDDDRELTSLLKELLEMEGFEVVVASDGEQALNLLDNSIDLLLLDVMMPKKNGIDTLKELRQQHQTPVIMLTARGSELDRVLGLELGADDYLPKPFNDRELVARIRAILRRSNWSEQQQQHDNSSPTLEVDCLRLNPGRQEASFNDVTLDLTGTEFTLLYLLAQHLGQVVSREHLSQEVLGKRLTPFDRAIDMHISNLRRKLPERHDGHPWFKTLRGRGYLMVSAS, from the coding sequence ATGAATAAAATCCTGTTGGTAGATGACGACCGCGAATTAACTTCGCTTTTAAAAGAATTGTTAGAAATGGAAGGGTTCGAAGTGGTGGTCGCCAGCGATGGTGAACAGGCTCTGAACCTGCTCGATAACTCTATTGATCTGCTTTTACTGGATGTCATGATGCCAAAGAAAAATGGTATCGACACCCTGAAAGAACTGCGTCAGCAACATCAGACCCCCGTCATCATGCTAACCGCGCGCGGCAGCGAGCTGGATCGCGTGCTGGGCCTCGAACTGGGTGCAGATGACTATCTGCCTAAGCCCTTTAACGATCGCGAACTGGTGGCGCGTATCCGCGCTATTCTGCGCCGCTCAAACTGGAGTGAGCAACAGCAGCAGCATGACAACAGCTCGCCTACGCTGGAAGTCGACTGCCTGCGCCTCAATCCGGGTCGCCAGGAGGCCAGCTTTAACGACGTAACGCTGGATCTTACCGGTACAGAGTTCACCCTGCTTTACCTGCTGGCGCAGCATCTGGGCCAGGTGGTGTCGCGTGAGCACCTGAGTCAGGAAGTGCTGGGCAAGCGCCTGACCCCTTTTGACCGCGCCATCGATATGCACATCTCCAATCTGCGTCGCAAACTGCCTGAGCGTCACGACGGTCATCCCTGGTTCAAAACTTTACGGGGCCGCGGCTATCTGATGGTTTCAGCGTCATGA
- the cpxA gene encoding envelope stress sensor histidine kinase CpxA, translating to MIGSLTTRIFAIFWLTLALVLMLVLMVPKLDSRQMTSLLESEQRQGIMIEQHVEAELSQDPPNDLMWWRRLFRAVEKWAPPGQRLLLVTSEGRVIGAQHNEMQVIRNFIGQSDNADHPQKKKYGRVELVGPFAVRDGEDNYQLYMIRPANSSQLDFVNLLFDRPLLLLIVTMLISSPLLLWLAWSLARPARKLKYAADEVASGNLRQHPELESGPQEFLAAGSSFNQMVSALERMMTGQQRLLSDISHELRTPLTRLQLATALLRRRQGESKELGRIEMEAQRLDGMINDLLVLSRTQHKNALVSEAMKANQLWNGVLEDARFEAEQMGKKMDIPYPPGPWPLYGNPHALESALENIVRNALRYSHSHISVSFSVDISGITVHVDDDGPGVSPEDREQIFRPFYRTDEARDRESGGTGLGLAIVDTAVQQHRGWVKADDSPLGGLRLTLWLPLYSSGRQ from the coding sequence ATGATAGGAAGTCTGACCACCCGTATCTTCGCCATCTTCTGGTTAACCCTGGCGCTGGTGCTGATGCTGGTGCTCATGGTGCCCAAGCTCGATTCACGACAGATGACCTCGCTGCTGGAGAGTGAACAGCGGCAGGGCATCATGATCGAGCAGCACGTCGAAGCTGAGCTGTCGCAGGATCCCCCTAACGATCTGATGTGGTGGCGTCGTCTGTTTCGGGCCGTGGAAAAGTGGGCACCGCCGGGTCAGCGGCTGCTGTTAGTGACCAGCGAAGGTCGGGTGATTGGCGCGCAGCATAATGAAATGCAGGTGATCCGCAATTTTATCGGTCAGTCTGACAATGCCGATCATCCGCAGAAAAAGAAGTATGGCCGTGTTGAGCTGGTAGGGCCTTTCGCCGTCCGCGATGGCGAAGATAACTACCAGCTTTACATGATCCGTCCCGCCAACAGTTCCCAGCTCGATTTTGTCAATCTGCTGTTCGACCGTCCCCTGCTGCTGCTGATCGTCACGATGCTGATCAGCTCACCGCTGCTGCTGTGGCTGGCCTGGAGCCTGGCGCGTCCGGCACGAAAATTAAAATATGCGGCCGATGAGGTGGCGAGCGGGAATCTGCGCCAGCATCCTGAGCTGGAGTCGGGGCCTCAGGAGTTTCTGGCTGCGGGGTCGAGCTTTAACCAGATGGTGAGCGCGCTGGAGCGGATGATGACCGGTCAGCAACGGTTGTTATCTGACATCAGCCATGAACTTCGTACGCCGCTGACCCGCCTGCAGCTGGCGACCGCGCTGCTGCGCCGGCGTCAGGGCGAAAGTAAAGAGCTGGGCCGCATCGAAATGGAAGCGCAGCGTCTCGATGGCATGATCAACGACCTGCTGGTGCTGTCGCGCACCCAGCATAAAAATGCGCTGGTCAGCGAGGCGATGAAGGCGAACCAGCTGTGGAACGGGGTGCTGGAAGATGCGCGCTTTGAAGCTGAGCAGATGGGTAAGAAGATGGATATCCCCTACCCGCCTGGCCCGTGGCCGCTTTATGGCAACCCGCATGCGCTGGAGAGTGCGCTGGAAAATATTGTGCGCAACGCGCTGCGTTATTCCCACTCGCACATCAGCGTCAGCTTCTCGGTCGATATTTCCGGCATCACGGTGCATGTGGATGATGACGGTCCTGGCGTCAGCCCGGAAGATCGTGAACAGATTTTCCGTCCCTTCTACCGGACCGATGAAGCGCGCGATCGTGAGTCGGGCGGCACCGGTCTAGGCCTGGCGATCGTCGACACGGCAGTCCAGCAGCACCGGGGCTGGGTGAAAGCCGATGACAGCCCGCTGGGCGGTCTGCGTCTCACCCTCTGGCTGCCGCTCTACTCCTCCGGCCGCCAATAA